The genomic segment atgataataataacaatgataatggtaacaatgataacaataacacccaAGAACAATATCAGTGATACTCTTACTGGTGACGAACCACACCGCCTTCCTCTCagccagacaccccccccccctctgaactCAAGCAAAGACGCTCGCTCTTGCTTCTTCGTCACGACACTTGGCTCTTCCGCTCAGCCAAGGACGTCGCGAGCTTCCTGTGCATTTCGGGTCCTTATCGGGGAAGGTATCGGGCTGGCTCAGATATCCTTTATCCGATTTCGGCTCGAAATTATTTTCTCGTGGTTCTCATCTCCTCTGTGCCCCGTCTCTGCTCAGTCTTTTcccgtgttttcttgtttttgctttttctttccttattccctttctgtgttgatatatatatatatatgtgtgtgtgtgtgcaaatatatatacacatacagaaatatccatatatacatacacacacagacacacacacacacacacacacacacacacacacacacacacacgcacacacacacacacacacacacacatatatatatatatatatatatatatatatatatatatatatatatatatatatatatatatatatttatatacatatacatatacattatatatatatatatatatatatatatatatatatatatatatatatatatatatagctacatacatgcatatgtaaatgtgcatatctatatatatgtttataggtagATCGTGGTATTTTGAAAATCAGGAGAAACATTGATGACGGTTCCGGAGTGCAAGCGACCAAAGCGGCCatgcgtgtttgtttacattcaatCCTGTCTTAAGATGCCCAGCGCCAGACCTTTAACTGAGTAGATCTGATAAAAAGTaaggtttatgtgtgttttaacCAACTCTTTTCACAGTTCTTTTGTCGCTCTTGTTTGTTAGATTGTATGTGTTGATTCCTGTTATATAAAgttgaatgagaaaggaaaatcgGGGGTGATTTTGTGGGAACTTTAAAAGTCGGGATTTTGTAGTTGAGTAATTTATCGTAGTTTTTTTCCTTCTGCATGTTGATtgtagtctgtttgtttgttatctggGTAGAAGTTACCGAGGGCGACACACAGAGATAAGGTAAAAATAACACCGTCATCTTATAAAGCACAAGAAATATAGTAGAAAAGCAACAAAGGTTCAGCTGCAACGGACTCATATTTTACGGCGAAATGACCCTAACACAGTATTCGCTGCTtagtccacaacaccctcacacagccagagttccTTTGTGTCCATCTTCTGTAAGTTGGTACTAAGTGCTAAGAAAGGTTCTCTGTCAAAGGAATAGATTGAAGTTAGGAAAAGTTGGGATGGGTGTTTTGGGTTGGCATgaataccctggttttgggacttaCAGCCTTATGCTAAAGAAATTGTGTAATGCAGATCAATTCTTAACAGAGTCTTAATGTAACTTTAAGGCTGTCAGTTTCAAAGACAGTGTTCTTGATATCTTGCATTGCTTTGGTATATCAGGTAATTTTTTATGGTATTATTCCTTATtagaggattttgtgcttcaaagagCGGATTCCACAATTTCCTTAAGCAAATGGAGGATGCATCGCTCTCAGTAACAGTTATAATTATCTgtattgttaatattgatgtAATTGAAGGTATATTTTCACATAATCAGTAAAGTTACTGTGAAAGGGTTTACATCTTGCCAGAGTACAATATTTTCACTTGattgtatttttatatgataGTGTTGCATAGCGGACCAAGACAATTTTGTTATTGGTGTATTCCTCTCATTCTGTAGTATGCAGATAGCTAAAAATTTATATGTAGAAACCCCCCAAACCCTCACATGCTTTGCCCCAATGGCCAGAAACAGCATGAGGAAATTGCAGGATAGAATCtgaatgatatacacagaatcagtcactacatTGGTTAATGCAGGATGGTGTGCCCCTGCAGTCCTCAAGGTGAGTTGCcgctccccagcccccacccaggaaaacaaagaatcctccatgtattcacagcaggagagagcGTACAACCAATGTTTGGGAGCACCAGATACCGAGTCTGTCCGATGCTCTTTCCTtctgggggcgggggggttgaagggggaatGCATTAGCCATTATAGTGattgatttatgtatattatctatattttactCCAccatttccctggtacctttcatgccctcccgtGCTATCGGTTTGCTAAATTGttgctaaagggggggggggcgtttctaTGTGatgatttctatatattttaatactagcgagtgagaggaatccatcaataTCAAAATCGTTATGTGATGCCATTGTGTAAaataatttttgtcattttacACTATATTTGATTTTCACTGATTCCCTCAatatctcatctctcttccttcttttactagCAGAAACTTCACAATGTCGAACACGTGTCGCACCTGTGGGGGGTCCTCCTTCACGGTGGAATCTGCAGTCAAAATGTGTGACCAGTGTGGCACTGAACAAACAAATTACGCAGAGTATATGAGCCAGGAGATTTTTGCGGAGGTGGATCGTTCACGGTTTGCATCACAGCTTGCTGATGAAAGAGATGATGCCGATTCAGTGGACTCGAAACCTAAAGGTGAGTTCTTGTgcggagggtggggaagggaggaaagagtttTAAAGATGTTATTTgtcggagagaaaaaagaaggaagcagaGTATCAGGGGTAATCAAAGTAGTATGAAAAAGTAGAAGTTATATTAATCCTTGAGTATGTGACAGAACACCATATGGCAAATTCATTCTAAGTGATTAATAAAGCATGTCCCTCCCCAAAGCTTTTTGAGTGTAACCACAGTATTTGAAAGACAGACTACACAGCAATTCCTTTCCCaaagttttttatttatacatatgcagtatTTTAAAGTTTGGTGACGCACAGATAAGCTATATCAGTGTCCGCAATCCTTTTTCAGAAGCACCTCAGAATGATTGGACATCATATGAAGCCTTTAACATTGTCTTGTTTGAGTGGACACAGGCTTTGCGTGCCAGTGGGGCTTCCAAGAACTTTCAGGAGACGGTGTTCAGGCTGTGGGTCACATACCTGCAGCGGATGGAAGTGGCTTTCATGCCATTGGAGGGAAACAAGACTTGGAAACCTAAGGCATCTATTATTGAGACCCCAAGGTGTGTTATTTTTTCATAGCTTTTTctcaaatctttttttcttttcttatttttaacaCACCTTTCCCATCTTTATTTCATCTGCCTTTATTTCTTATCCCCTCTTTATAACAAAATTGATGAGATACATACTCATCAGTAGCAGAAAGATGAATAGAGTGCAACCATAGGCTTACcgtatatttgtctttcttctaTTAATATAATTAGTATCTATAGTTCTCATAATTAGTATATATGCTTAttcattatgtattttttatttcatctacaaAACATAATTCTGTAAAAACAAAATGAGGCATCCAAATTTGTTTTCACAAATTGGAACATaatcctcttctttattcctttcttttttcctttccttcctcctttcaacCTTGCAATTTCATACTTCCTTGCTTTTGCCTTCTgctttccatctttcctcttttctcctccatttctcttgcCACCTTTCCATCATTCTGTCATTCTATCCTTCCCATTCATTTTTTCCATCCCTGCATTACTATTAGatttttcatccttctccacccttctcttcatCCATTCTTTCTATCTTCGTTCCCTGCCTTTATtcattcccaccttccttccttccttccatccatctttcccttttgtctctctgtccacccatccttctatctcttctttctttccatctcatctccctccacctatcatccatccatctattttccctgtctttctttcctcttcctatctatccatatcccatacatctttctcttctttccatcttaatttcctttatctatcctttccttctctctcttcttcctcccaccattATCCTTcactttttatccttccttcctgtaTCAgtcctcctattttttctttccatttatcctcttccattctttctgtctttctttccatctttcctttctacATACAtctttctgttccttccttcctccatccatgcTTCCTTCCAATGtgtatcattgttttctttccttcatctcttcctcacaGAGATGTACAGCTGATACACAGTGGGCGAGAGCAAGTGGTTTCAACCCCGTTGGGCCGCCAACGAAAGACCCCCCAAAAAGAGGAGTTGTTGAATAGGTTAAAGAATAAGGTTGGTGATGGATTGGTGTAACGTGAAATTTAATTgtgattaatagtagtagcagtaatagaattagtagtactattagttgttgttgtctgtagtagtagttgtagtagcattaCTAtagcatcaatattgttattattagtggtaacattatcaacatcattatcattattatcattattcatataactACAAATCGCAGGGATGAATCCTAAAGAAATATGATCTGTTACATTTGAGTATTTTTGACATATTGTATACAATTAGATTAATTAAACATTTGTGACTTATGACAGGTGGAACACAGGAAATTAAAGAAAGTGAACGAGAACACCTTGAGTAAATATCTAACATCCGAAATGAGTAAGTCGATcatagaaatggaagaggaatcgTCGGACTCTGAGACGGGGATGAATAACACTAATGGCGTAAGTTACAGTTTTGAaccattcactctctcctttgtgatttttttttttttcttttcacttgacctcaattctctttctttccctatctctcttacaTGGTAATAGAAGTATATGTTGGTATAATGTATTGTTATTCAATGTCTTTTATAGATGTAGAAATATAGAGTTAAGTTTGATGTacgtttttttcataattacagAGCAAAAGAGGTGTAAAGAGGAAAAACAGATCGGCTCGCAATAGCATCACAGGAGATGATACTTTGGAGGTTGTTGaagatttttatttctctctttttctttctctttctctctttttttttctctttctcttctttctttctctttctcttctttctttctctttctctttctttctttctctttctctcttgttcttttttctctttgtcttgttctttttttctctctctctcttgttcttttttctctctctctcttgttattttttttctctctctctcattattttttttctctttctcatgttttgttttgttttttcttgttatttttttctctctctcttgttattttttctctgtcttgttattttttctctctctttgttttttttctctctctcttgttctttctctctctctctcttgttctttctctctctctctctagttctttctctctctttgttctttctctctcttttgttctttctctctctcttttgttctttctgtctctctcttgttctttctatctctctctgttgttctttctctctctctcttttgttctttctctctctctcttgttctttctctctctctctctctcttgttctttctctctctcttgttctttctctctctctcgttctctctctctctctctcttgttctttctctctctctctctctcttgttctctctctctctctctcttgttctctctctctccccctctctctcatttgaagaaaataaaaaaattaaaggaataaCTGATGTCAGTTAGACCTACAACTTGAGTCATCTATTTGTAAgcaaaattgataaaataaaaatacatagtgCAGTTATCTGGCACCAGTGGGTCCAGCTTCGTCAGAGATCAAGTGTGTATGGAAAGTgacttcatattttttatatcaacAGGGCAAGAGAAGCGTAAACAAGTCCAGTGCTCAGAGCTCGGCAAATTGCAGTGTTGCGAGAGATATTTCAGAGGCTGAAGCTAGCATTGACAGTTTGaagtaaacttttttttctttttcttttttctaaaatataatgttggaaagacaaaaaaataatgtgtCTATGGGTTTGTGAAtacatgtgcatgtttatgttaTTAAGATAAGTCACAGTGTATGGTAGGGTTACTCAGAACTAGGGAAAACCCTAtgaatttatttacacacacacacacacacacaaacataatgtcATAAATGCagattccatacacacacacacacacacacacacacacacacacacacacacacacacacacacacacacacacacacacacacacacacacacacacacacacacacacacacacacacacacaaacacacacacaaacacaaacacacacacacacacacacaaacacacacatagatatacgcacacacactataagtatgtatacatattccccAGAACCCCAGTCCTGTGCCACAATTCCTTCATCAGCAAACATATCAAGAAATACCGGAAAGAGAAGGATTTAGGAGATGAATATGACGCTGAGAATTCACGCGCTGATACTCCTGAGAGCTTTCAGGTGACAAAGTTCTACATCCAGGGAAGAATGCCGTTCCATCTGAATTACAAGAAGCTCCTATGTCTGCTGTATCTTGCCGTCCTTCTCTCAGGGGAGGAGATTTTGTTGATGGACATTATCAGGTGAGGTAGAGCTTGCAAGATGCTAACTCTGTTATTCAGCTCTTGTTTCTGATATGAGTTAAGGGATTCGTAAAGTGAAACTGTAATAGAATAATTTGCCTTTAACCATTAAGGAGCGCAAGCTTTTACCATTTGACAtgtattttttacttatatagCAAAATTATTTGCCAGTTTCCCCAAGCACCTCACTATAATCACTTTTCATAGATGGCCCCCCCAATAATTTGCTCGTTGTCATAGGAGGGCTTAGAAGACAGTGACTGAGGCCCAGTGTAGGGGATCACTCCTACCTTGGTCCTCAGCCCACACCTCAAAATATTTTGCTtggtcttcatttctttcctttcctcttctgtatcttcttcatccccttcttttaTCCTATTCCTAAGATGTGAAAGTCATGCTGAATGGATGAAAGGCTGGGTTTTTTGTCAGTCATGAATGAACTCCAAGAGCcgtgggcatggtattcccttggttaattgcttaGCCCTTACACCTTACAGGGACCCTGAGGTGTAGAccatttctttttcccattttattcaggctcaccatggccaataatgaagattctttatccttaataggggcattaaggctggccccttcatcaactagcctatctgaattttattttgatggttttccgacccctgcccctcctttgatcACGGCTCTGGCCACTGATATTAATACCCCCTCCTCAATGCTTATTGACAGCTTTACCCATTCCAGGACACCCACCCAgattattactcaacctccagaaagcaccccttcctctctcctaatattcatctctccatctcctactgcacagtccTCTTCAGTGTCTACCCCCTCtgcccttattactactcttcatccttattgtcctctccCCCGCAGAACTACACTCCACactaccccatcttcctctcaccctcatccttctactACCTCTTCCTCTGCAAGCCCTTTGAGtgctctctttggcccagccaagtgggatcaattctttgtgattcccctcacggcccctattctgagaatacccttctctttcaacagtgcctccaaaaacaagtaggcaagatTACCTTTAGCAGTTGTTCCAATTGTTCACACCTTGTCAcaattacatctgaatcccaagctcgtgcatTATCTACTCTAACTGACCTCATTGGCAAACCTATTCCTAccgaacctcacccctctcttaatacttgtactggaactgtttctattcccccaaatgcttgtcctatcTACAAGGACTGGTCAAACTGTGAAAATTATCTACTTACTTTTCTTGCttattatgatgcagtggcagttaaactattcctcccagaggccagtgtAAGTCCCATGTCAACTTTGCCAAGATAAGTGTcagtagacatgacctccccatgaagtttatattgatGGATTGTCCTACCGTGTCCGACCATATCAACTCCTTCCTTGTCAATGTCAGAAATATTGGCTTTTTGGCCACCAAGCCAAACATTGTCATTCCTACACCACTCTAGTTTTTGACATCAAACACCGCCCtctctccccggattcttctcctactttttcaacattgttcctataccttccccagtgacagatataCTGTAATTCATTCAGTTGCCCTACTCCCtgaaccctcccctttctactaatctctgctctagttacgtactcccctctttccctcttcacaaCCATACTATCCTATACTCTCTCTAATCTGTGACatttaacacattttatcctaatctttaactcctctttaccTTTTTGAtataatactttaccatagtgctatatgacctatgattagcacatttatttgtttcaagcaTTAACTTTTACATTAACATTTCCATAGATGGTGCCGAGAAGGCCACATCCCCTATGTATCAGCTCAGAACTTGCTAAAGCAGGACATGAAGATGATCCGGGAAGACATTAAAGTGTTCACTAAGATAGTTGTCCCCATGGCTGACGCAATTCAAGAAGTAGCAGGGAA from the Penaeus vannamei isolate JL-2024 chromosome 33, ASM4276789v1, whole genome shotgun sequence genome contains:
- the TAF1B gene encoding TATA box-binding protein-associated factor RNA polymerase I subunit B isoform X2, with the protein product MCGAEPHPVGFRCSRRSLLHDKGRLCEINFTMSNTCRTCGGSSFTVESAVKMCDQCGTEQTNYAEYMSQEIFAEVDRSRFASQLADERDDADSVDSKPKEAPQNDWTSYEAFNIVLFEWTQALRASGASKNFQETVFRLWVTYLQRMEVAFMPLEGNKTWKPKASIIETPRDVQLIHSGREQVVSTPLGRQRKTPQKEELLNRLKNKVEHRKLKKVNENTLSKYLTSEMSKSIIEMEEESSDSETGMNNTNGSKRGVKRKNRSARNSITGDDTLEGKRSVNKSSAQSSANCSVARDISEAEASIDSLKTPVLCHNSFISKHIKKYRKEKDLGDEYDAENSRADTPESFQVTKFYIQGRMPFHLNYKKLLCLLYLAVLLSGEEILLMDIIRWCREGHIPYVSAQNLLKQDMKMIREDIKVFTKIVVPMADAIQEVAGKMAAFLSIQYIPLPKEDLIIERIVDILRLPEAVSSMAKDLVNHGKCNIDHSFCLRVPDLEAIAMASVICVVKLCCGLDGFQEVRLSQAAKTMNERHKDKPAWTQLFSWEEWERYMNLLVWFCGQVNAVFAHHFKTFGTGGVNAKILSQFYWEEGIWRTPKTVTNFGHNEAAYKIIEKILDYQGKPLEDMIDQNSVLRMSRDPFMDIVSHFLGQFKDDKDQSIQQLVKIGRRLQRKTFKTQKINWAADLKNVQASLAKYGSKLILQPETPLDHKGNHDKNGKGSNSKIHSNSNLDPILDKSEEKLLIPQPHRTIWRAKWTHKNHVEAWNSCPATYKWILNLGSLIIETHRDRLLYYIEIFEKLR
- the TAF1B gene encoding TATA box-binding protein-associated factor RNA polymerase I subunit B isoform X1 yields the protein MCGAEPHPVGFRCSRRSLLHDKGRLCEIRNFTMSNTCRTCGGSSFTVESAVKMCDQCGTEQTNYAEYMSQEIFAEVDRSRFASQLADERDDADSVDSKPKEAPQNDWTSYEAFNIVLFEWTQALRASGASKNFQETVFRLWVTYLQRMEVAFMPLEGNKTWKPKASIIETPRDVQLIHSGREQVVSTPLGRQRKTPQKEELLNRLKNKVEHRKLKKVNENTLSKYLTSEMSKSIIEMEEESSDSETGMNNTNGSKRGVKRKNRSARNSITGDDTLEGKRSVNKSSAQSSANCSVARDISEAEASIDSLKTPVLCHNSFISKHIKKYRKEKDLGDEYDAENSRADTPESFQVTKFYIQGRMPFHLNYKKLLCLLYLAVLLSGEEILLMDIIRWCREGHIPYVSAQNLLKQDMKMIREDIKVFTKIVVPMADAIQEVAGKMAAFLSIQYIPLPKEDLIIERIVDILRLPEAVSSMAKDLVNHGKCNIDHSFCLRVPDLEAIAMASVICVVKLCCGLDGFQEVRLSQAAKTMNERHKDKPAWTQLFSWEEWERYMNLLVWFCGQVNAVFAHHFKTFGTGGVNAKILSQFYWEEGIWRTPKTVTNFGHNEAAYKIIEKILDYQGKPLEDMIDQNSVLRMSRDPFMDIVSHFLGQFKDDKDQSIQQLVKIGRRLQRKTFKTQKINWAADLKNVQASLAKYGSKLILQPETPLDHKGNHDKNGKGSNSKIHSNSNLDPILDKSEEKLLIPQPHRTIWRAKWTHKNHVEAWNSCPATYKWILNLGSLIIETHRDRLLYYIEIFEKLR
- the TAF1B gene encoding TATA box-binding protein-associated factor RNA polymerase I subunit B isoform X3 — translated: MSNTCRTCGGSSFTVESAVKMCDQCGTEQTNYAEYMSQEIFAEVDRSRFASQLADERDDADSVDSKPKEAPQNDWTSYEAFNIVLFEWTQALRASGASKNFQETVFRLWVTYLQRMEVAFMPLEGNKTWKPKASIIETPRDVQLIHSGREQVVSTPLGRQRKTPQKEELLNRLKNKVEHRKLKKVNENTLSKYLTSEMSKSIIEMEEESSDSETGMNNTNGSKRGVKRKNRSARNSITGDDTLEGKRSVNKSSAQSSANCSVARDISEAEASIDSLKTPVLCHNSFISKHIKKYRKEKDLGDEYDAENSRADTPESFQVTKFYIQGRMPFHLNYKKLLCLLYLAVLLSGEEILLMDIIRWCREGHIPYVSAQNLLKQDMKMIREDIKVFTKIVVPMADAIQEVAGKMAAFLSIQYIPLPKEDLIIERIVDILRLPEAVSSMAKDLVNHGKCNIDHSFCLRVPDLEAIAMASVICVVKLCCGLDGFQEVRLSQAAKTMNERHKDKPAWTQLFSWEEWERYMNLLVWFCGQVNAVFAHHFKTFGTGGVNAKILSQFYWEEGIWRTPKTVTNFGHNEAAYKIIEKILDYQGKPLEDMIDQNSVLRMSRDPFMDIVSHFLGQFKDDKDQSIQQLVKIGRRLQRKTFKTQKINWAADLKNVQASLAKYGSKLILQPETPLDHKGNHDKNGKGSNSKIHSNSNLDPILDKSEEKLLIPQPHRTIWRAKWTHKNHVEAWNSCPATYKWILNLGSLIIETHRDRLLYYIEIFEKLR